Within the Vibrio tasmaniensis genome, the region GCATAGAAAATAACACACCTATAAATATCAACAAGTTACGTTAAAATCAAAGAGATGACGTACGTTATAGTAACTCGGTGAACACTTTTGTTTCCAGATTTTGACATAGATCAACAGAACGTAAAAAAGCGCCCTTAGGCGCTTTTAACTCAATCACAAATAAAGAAATTAGTCCTACTAAACCGAAGGCTCAACCACTTCTTCTGATGATTGTTCGAGAGGCGTATCCTCTAGGCTGGATTCAATACTAGGAAGAATCACATCAGAGTCACTTTCGCTGGCAACTTTACCACTCAAGCTTTTCAAACTATCGACTAACTCTTCTAAGCTCTTTATATGAGCATCACCCTTGGTAATCTGATCATCTAACAATTGGTTGTGCTTAGTCGCTTCAACCAATTTCTGTGCTTGCCTCTGATTCTCACTTTCTAATTTAGTGAGTTGCTCAGTCAAAGTCTCAATTTCTGACTTTAATGACGCTGTCATATCTGAACTTTTTAACGTTTTAACGCTCGCTACAATTTTCTGAGACTGAAGACGCAATACAACATCGCGGTGATCTTCATTATTAACCACTCGTGAAATGCTCAATAGCTGATTCTCAGCATTCAAAACCGATTGTTCGAATCTGTCACCTTTAATACTCGAAAGCACTTTAACTTCATGAGCGACACTGCGCACGTGGTTTAATTCGAACTTAGCAGCGTGAACCGCGTCTTCAATGATCGACTTTTCACGGGGACTTGCTTTCACTTGGCTTTCTGCCAAAGCAATTTGAGATGCTGCCTTAGCAAACGTCAATGGAACAACATCATCAAAATCTTCATCTTCCAAGAACTCCAACTCGTCCTTTAAAGGTTCGATGTATTTCTTATGTGCCACCTTAACTTCTAACAAGCTCGCGTTATTAAGAAATTCTACCTGTGCTTCTTGAGCGTCTTCAAGTTCATCGACAAGTACATACTCAAACAGCTCGCTGTATTCTGAATACAAGCGCTTGTAGCTCGATGCAAACATAGTGTCTGCACCAAGAAACTTTAAGTAATCCATTTGCACTATTGAGTCGGCCAATACTCTGTCAGCCTTCTCCTTTAACACTAAAATCGAGTCATAATTTGACCGAATCAACGCGATTTTTTCATCAAAGGCTTCAGCATAAGTTAGTGTCGAAAAAATCGAGTAACTCTTGGTTAACCGTGTTTCATCTTTCAGTAAGTCTGCATAAATACTTTCAGTATCGTTCCAAGCATCTAACAGTTCATGGTAATTCTCTGGTGCATAGAGAGACAATTGAGCATGGTCTTCAAGCTTAGCCTCCCATTCGGAGTAAACGTTTTGGACAGACTGAAATGAACGGACCTCTACTGTTGATTCATTGTTATTTGTGGTTTGGTTCGCGCCTGTCTGCTCTGAGGGTGTACTTTGACAACCTGAGATAGCAAATAGCATACAGCTCATTAATGCTACTTTGTTCACTCTCACTGAAGCGTTTCCTTTTTATACAATATTAGCTGGATGCAATATCTTTCTAGTCACACAATATATTACAACCACTTCGCAATAAACATCGCTCAGAATTTAAGTGGCTTAAAATCACGCAATATAACTAAAATAAACCCACCATGCGTTGATTAATCATTCAATTTGGTATCACTTATCAATTCTATTTATTTGCTATTGCCTGAGCCGTGAATGCGCACTAAGGTGGAGGTAGAGAACGTTATGAATATATAGGTTAATTATGAAGTACAACGCTGAACATATTGCTGATTTAAACCTCCTTCTTCAATTTGATGTAAGTAGTGCAGCTACTGGAATTAAAGTTCATCAAGAGGCTGCTCAAGAAACTCAAGACGCTGTTAAGCGCCTATTCGAAAAGAACCTTTGCACTCAGCCAGACGGCGGTTATCTAACAGATGAAGGTATCGAAATGGCAGAACGCGCAGACAAACTACTTCGCGTACTGAACTAAAATCCCACGCTTCTAGTAAAAACTCCACTCGCTTCGGCCGTGGAGTTTTTTCATTTTTGGGCAGAGCTTTGTTAGGCTTATCATAAATCCGTCATTTGCAGTTGTGAGGAACACATGGCTTCTATATTTATTGTTGGTGCAGGCTGGGTTGGTGCGCCCTTATCGGATCATTTTGCCAAACATGGTAACCAAGTCGTCGTTACGAAGACTACCCAAGCCGGTGCAGACGCTATTGGCAACAAACGAATTCCATGCGAAGTGTTTAGTTTTGACTCATCAAAGCCAGATGAGACTATCGGTGAACTCTATTCGTTGTTACTCGAAAACAACACTGAGATAGTGATTGGTAGCTTCCCTCCAGGCTTTAGAAAAGGAGCAGGACAAGGGTACGCTGAATACTGGCAGCAACTCACCAATGCGTGTCAAAAGGCCAACGTTAAGAAGCTCATCATGGTCAGTTCAACAACCGTATACCCAACTAAACCTGGCGTGTTGAACGAACTGGATGCTTCACTCTCCCTTTCAACCTCAGGCAACGAGCTCGCATCTTCATTTTCCGATAATGCGCGAGTCATGTTGCAAGCGGAACAGTCCGTGATTGATTGTGGCATCGACTACATCATTCTTCGCTTTAGTGGATTGATTGGCCCGAACCGTCACCCATCGAGGTTTGCAAGTAAATTGAAGCAGGTTAGTACTCAAGCTCCTGCCAATATGCTTCACCTTAACGATGCGATTGGCGCGATTGATTTTGCTATCAATCAACTGCACAACGAAGTGGTCAACGTCACCACACCGAATACGGTGAGCAAAGCAGAGTTCTATGCAGCAGCACTGAAAAGTGCCAATAGCAGCGAGCGACTCCCCCCTATTGTCGACACGCCAGACAAACTGATCTCTTCGAAAAAGATTCTCGACTTAGGTTACTCGTTTAAATTCGAATCCACACTGGACGCGCTTTATGACTGAGCTATCTACAGCTAAGAAAAATCCCAATATAAAACTGCATCGCTCAGTCGACACCCTTTGGAACTTTATGTCTATGGGTCACAAGATTACGCCTTCAGACTGTATTTTTGTGCTGTGCAGTAACGACACTCGCGTTGCTGAATACGCAGCCGAGCTCTATCATCAAAAGATAGCGCCTTACATCGTTTTTTCTGGTGGTGTGGGACGCTTTACAGAAGGGTGCTTTATAGAAGGGAGCTTTGAGCGTTCAGAAGCAGAAACGTTCGCTTCTATCGCTAGAGACTGTGGTGTGCCAGACTCAGACATTATCATTGAGAAGCATGCAACAAACACTGGAGAAAATGTACGATTTACCCACGAGTTACTGACTGAGCTAGGGTTGTCACCAAAAAGGCTTACCCTAGTTCAGAAGCCCTTCATGGAGAAACGCACTTACGCCACGTTCAGTAAACAATGGCCTGACGATACTTCCGAGATAACAGTGACATCGCAATGGCAGAATTGGGATGATTACTTTAATGAAGAGTTACCATTAGACATGGTGCTAGGCGCTCTAATTGCTGATTTTGAACGAATCAAATCGTACCCAGCCAAAGGCTTTCAGATTGAAATGCCCGTCCCTGACGACGTTGACCGCGCCTATCACGTATTGAAGAATCTCGGTTTCGAATAAAGCAAAAGCTCGACTGAGAATAAAATAGAAGCTCTGCTTGGAATAAAACAAAAGCTCGGCTTGGAAGAAAGCAAAACACCGGCTCAATAAACAAAAACGGTGACACCAGGTCACCGTTTTCTAATTTTAACGCTGTTGATTTTAGCAATACCGACTTATTGCTGCTTATTTACCTAACGCTTCTTTATAATGCAAACGGCAAGCAGAAACATATTGATCATTGCCACCAATAGCCACTTGGTCACCTTCAGCAATCGCCACACCGTGCTCGTCGGTACGAATTACCATATTAGCCTTACGGCCACAGTGACAAATTGTTTTAAGTTCTACTAATTTGTCAGCCCAAGACAACAAGTAGCGGCTACCTTCAAACAGTTCACCCAAGAAATCGGTACGCAAACCGTAGCAAAGTACAGGAATATGCAGTTTATCGACCACTTCTGTTAGTTGGTAAACCTGCTCTTTCGACAAAAACTGACACTCATCGATCAAGACACAATGACGCTTTTCTTCTTCATTAAGCTTTTGGATCGCGTCAAACATATCCGTGTCGTTCTTAAAAAGTTGAGCTTCAGATTGCAGACCAATTCGTGAGCTCACTTTACCGATGCCATAGCGATCATCTAATGCAGCCGTAAAGATCACTGGCGTCATACCACGCTCTTGGTAATTGAATGAAGATTGAAGAAGCGTTGTCGATTTACCCGCGTTCATTGCCGAGTAATAAAAATACATCTGAGCCACAGAAATATTCCTGTTAATTAAAAGTTGAAGATAAAAAGGTGAAATTTGAGAATTTTTGCTAGAAAAAAGGGCTGAAAATCAGCCCTTCTTATCAGATTTACTTACGACGCCAAGTCGTACCTTCTGGGCCATCTTCCAGAACAATACCTAACTCGTTCAGCTTATCACGTGCAAGATCGGCATTTGCCCAATCTTTCGAAGCACGAGAGTCGTTGCGCAGTTTTATCAACGCTTCGATTTCAGCGACTTCGTCATCGTTACTTGCCGCATCGCCTTGCAAGAAAGCTTCTGGGTCTTGATGAAGAATACCGATGATGTCTGCCAGTTCACGCATCAATGCACCTAGTGCACTTGCTTTCTCGATGCTTTCAGTCTTGATACGGTTGATTTCACGAGCCATTTCAAACAGCACTGAATAAGCTTCAGGTGTGTTGAAATCATCGTTCATCGCTGTAGAGAAACGAGTCACGTACTCTTCACCACCAGCAGGCGCAGCAGTAACATCTAGGCCACGAAGTGATGTATAGAGACGCTCTAGTGATGCGCGAGCTTGATTTAAGTTATCTTCGCTGTAGTTCAGTTGGCTACGGTAGTGACCAGACATTAGGAAATAACGTACTGTTTCTGCATCGTAATGCTGAAGAACATCACGGATAGTGAAAAAGTTACCCAGTGACTTAGACATTTTTTCTCTGTCTACCATCACCATGCCACTGTGCATCCAAGTATTCACATACTGGGTGCCATGTGCACAGCAAGATTGTGCGATTTCGTTCTCATGGTGCGGGAATTGTAGATCTGAACCACCACCGTGGATATCGAAGTGATTACCAAGAATAGACGAGTTCATTGCTGAACATTCGATGTGCCAACCCGGACGACCTGGACCCCATGGTGATTCCCACGTAGGTTCACCGGGCTTAGACATCTTCCAAAGAACGAAATCTAACGGGCTACGTTTTGCTGAATCGATGTCAACACGAGCACCAGCTTGAAGCTGGTCAAGGTCTTGCTTGGAAAGCTTACCGTACTCGTCGAACTTCTTAACTTCGAACATCACGTCGCCGTTGCTTGCAACGTAGGCAAAACCACGTTGAATTAGCTTTTCTACTAACTCAATGATCTCTGTGATGAATTCAGTCGCACGAGGCTCAACATCAGGGCGTTTCATGTTCAATGCATCGAAGTCCGCGTGCATTTCACCGATCAGGCGTTCAGTCAGAGAGTCACAAGACTCGCCGTTTTCATTAGCGCGTTTGATGATCTTGTCATCGATATCAGTAATGTTACGAACGAAGTTCAAATCATAACCAAGGTAACGAAGGTAACGAGTTACTACGTCGAAAGAAACGAACGTACGGCCATGACCAATATGACAGAGATCGTATATGGTTACCCCACAGACATACATACCGACTTTGCCAGCTGTAATTGGTTTGAATTCCTCTTTCTGTCTTGTGAGCGTGTTATATATCTTCAGCATGATCTCTATCTATTTTATGGATTAATCAAAAATAAGTTCGCAGTATAACAAGTCATACCTTAATAGGTAATCCCCAAAAGCAGGAATTGCCTCAAACATCCGAGTTAAGTTAATGATTTGGTGATTTGAAAGTCTGCCAACATGCGCTAGAATTCGAACTTCATATTAAAAAGACAGTAAGGTAACAATCATGATCATCCTTCACACAAATTTTGGTGACATCAAAGTTCAACTTAACGAAGAAAAAGCACCAGAAACAAGCGCAAACTTCCTACAGTATTGCCGTGACGGTTTTTACGACAACACACTATTTCACCGTGTTATCGATGGTTTCATGGTTCAAGGCGGCGGCATGACTTCTGGCCTTAAAGAAAAAACAACTCGTGCGACTATCAAGAACGAAGCAAACAACGGCCTAGCGAACAAAGTGGGTACGCTAGCAATGGCTCGTACTATGGAACCGCACTCAGCGAGCTCTCAGTTCTTCATCAACGTTAACGACAACTCTTTCCTAAACTTCCGCAGCGAAAGCCTAGACGGTTGGGGCTACTGTGTATTCGCAGAAGTTGTTGAAGGCATGGACATCGTAAACAAGATCAAAGGTGTTAGCACAGGCTCTATGGGTATGCACCAAGATGTACCGCTAGAAGAAGTGATCATCACTGGCACTACAATCGAAGCTTAATTCATCGCTTTCGATTAATATTAATAATTGATGAACCGATAAATCAGGATACAGGGAGCGAATCGCTCCCTTTTTTTAGACCTATGAAAACATATTTTATATCAGATCTACATCTTGCTCCGTCACGACAAGACATCACTGACTGCTTCTTAACCTTCATGAAGAACGAGGCCGTAGAAGCGGACGCACTCTACGTGTTAGGTGACCTTTTCGAATTCTGGATTGGTGATGACGATAAGAGTGAGTTCGCGAATTCCATTCGCCAAACGTTTATAGACTTAGTTAACACTGGCGTGCCTTGTTATTTCACACAAGGTAACCGCGACTTTTTAGTTGGCAAAAAATTTGCGAAACAAACAGGTGTGCAACTTCTAGATGAAGTATCAACTATCGATGTCTACGGACAAAAAGCGGTGGTATTGCATGGTGATACTCTGTGTACCGAAGATGTAAAGTACCTCGCCTTTCGCGAAAAAGTTCATCAACCCTGGTTACAATGGGTCTTTAATAGAATTCCATTTTTTATTAAAAAGAAAATTGTCTCCAAGGTTCAGTCTGATATCAAAGATGACAAGCAAACCAAATCTCTCGACATCATGGATGTAACACAGCAAGAAGTCGAAAATGTGATGGCACAACACAATGTCGATTTGATGATCCACGGTCATACTCACCGCCCAAACATACACACATTCAGTGCCAG harbors:
- a CDS encoding ATPase; translated protein: MRVNKVALMSCMLFAISGCQSTPSEQTGANQTTNNNESTVEVRSFQSVQNVYSEWEAKLEDHAQLSLYAPENYHELLDAWNDTESIYADLLKDETRLTKSYSIFSTLTYAEAFDEKIALIRSNYDSILVLKEKADRVLADSIVQMDYLKFLGADTMFASSYKRLYSEYSELFEYVLVDELEDAQEAQVEFLNNASLLEVKVAHKKYIEPLKDELEFLEDEDFDDVVPLTFAKAASQIALAESQVKASPREKSIIEDAVHAAKFELNHVRSVAHEVKVLSSIKGDRFEQSVLNAENQLLSISRVVNNEDHRDVVLRLQSQKIVASVKTLKSSDMTASLKSEIETLTEQLTKLESENQRQAQKLVEATKHNQLLDDQITKGDAHIKSLEELVDSLKSLSGKVASESDSDVILPSIESSLEDTPLEQSSEEVVEPSV
- the cysS gene encoding cysteine--tRNA ligase encodes the protein MLKIYNTLTRQKEEFKPITAGKVGMYVCGVTIYDLCHIGHGRTFVSFDVVTRYLRYLGYDLNFVRNITDIDDKIIKRANENGESCDSLTERLIGEMHADFDALNMKRPDVEPRATEFITEIIELVEKLIQRGFAYVASNGDVMFEVKKFDEYGKLSKQDLDQLQAGARVDIDSAKRSPLDFVLWKMSKPGEPTWESPWGPGRPGWHIECSAMNSSILGNHFDIHGGGSDLQFPHHENEIAQSCCAHGTQYVNTWMHSGMVMVDREKMSKSLGNFFTIRDVLQHYDAETVRYFLMSGHYRSQLNYSEDNLNQARASLERLYTSLRGLDVTAAPAGGEEYVTRFSTAMNDDFNTPEAYSVLFEMAREINRIKTESIEKASALGALMRELADIIGILHQDPEAFLQGDAASNDDEVAEIEALIKLRNDSRASKDWANADLARDKLNELGIVLEDGPEGTTWRRK
- the lpxH gene encoding UDP-2,3-diacylglucosamine diphosphatase, coding for MKTYFISDLHLAPSRQDITDCFLTFMKNEAVEADALYVLGDLFEFWIGDDDKSEFANSIRQTFIDLVNTGVPCYFTQGNRDFLVGKKFAKQTGVQLLDEVSTIDVYGQKAVVLHGDTLCTEDVKYLAFREKVHQPWLQWVFNRIPFFIKKKIVSKVQSDIKDDKQTKSLDIMDVTQQEVENVMAQHNVDLMIHGHTHRPNIHTFSASNCSKTRIVLGDWYTQGSVLVFTSQGFELQNRAFGNRF
- a CDS encoding YdcF family protein, with the translated sequence MTELSTAKKNPNIKLHRSVDTLWNFMSMGHKITPSDCIFVLCSNDTRVAEYAAELYHQKIAPYIVFSGGVGRFTEGCFIEGSFERSEAETFASIARDCGVPDSDIIIEKHATNTGENVRFTHELLTELGLSPKRLTLVQKPFMEKRTYATFSKQWPDDTSEITVTSQWQNWDDYFNEELPLDMVLGALIADFERIKSYPAKGFQIEMPVPDDVDRAYHVLKNLGFE
- a CDS encoding peptidylprolyl isomerase, encoding MIILHTNFGDIKVQLNEEKAPETSANFLQYCRDGFYDNTLFHRVIDGFMVQGGGMTSGLKEKTTRATIKNEANNGLANKVGTLAMARTMEPHSASSQFFINVNDNSFLNFRSESLDGWGYCVFAEVVEGMDIVNKIKGVSTGSMGMHQDVPLEEVIITGTTIEA
- a CDS encoding TIGR02647 family protein — its product is MKYNAEHIADLNLLLQFDVSSAATGIKVHQEAAQETQDAVKRLFEKNLCTQPDGGYLTDEGIEMAERADKLLRVLN
- a CDS encoding NAD(P)H-binding protein, which gives rise to MASIFIVGAGWVGAPLSDHFAKHGNQVVVTKTTQAGADAIGNKRIPCEVFSFDSSKPDETIGELYSLLLENNTEIVIGSFPPGFRKGAGQGYAEYWQQLTNACQKANVKKLIMVSSTTVYPTKPGVLNELDASLSLSTSGNELASSFSDNARVMLQAEQSVIDCGIDYIILRFSGLIGPNRHPSRFASKLKQVSTQAPANMLHLNDAIGAIDFAINQLHNEVVNVTTPNTVSKAEFYAAALKSANSSERLPPIVDTPDKLISSKKILDLGYSFKFESTLDALYD
- a CDS encoding thymidine kinase → MAQMYFYYSAMNAGKSTTLLQSSFNYQERGMTPVIFTAALDDRYGIGKVSSRIGLQSEAQLFKNDTDMFDAIQKLNEEEKRHCVLIDECQFLSKEQVYQLTEVVDKLHIPVLCYGLRTDFLGELFEGSRYLLSWADKLVELKTICHCGRKANMVIRTDEHGVAIAEGDQVAIGGNDQYVSACRLHYKEALGK